TATCTTATATCACTTGCTGAAGAACCCTCAGGCGGTCCAACGGCTTCGACAAGAGACCGAGGAAATTGGACCCGAAGATTCTGGAAATCGAACCATTTCCTGGACTCAAAGTCAGCAAATGCCATATCTCCAGGCCGTGATAAAGGAGGCCTTGAGATTGCACACAGCCGTGGCATTGCCCATGGAAAGAGTGGTGCCCCAAGGAGGTGCAGAGATTTGTGGTCATTACTTCCCAGGAGGTGTAAGTGACTCCCATATGTTCAAGTTCAATAAGTTGACGGGGCATTTAGACATGTGTCGGAATCAACAACTGGGTCTATCACCGTAACAAAGCAATCTTTGGAGAAGACGCGGACGAGTTCAATCCTGAGCGTTGGCTCACGAGCGACTCTGAACATCTAAGTGTCATGAACAAGAACTTGATATCAGTACgttttttcctctttttaTCAATTCATTCAGTGCTGACAGCAGGTTTTTGCAgtttggagctggagctcgaACTTGCATTGGGCGTCACATTGCAGCACTTCAGATGTCCAAGCTAGTTCCACTGCTAGTGAGGGACTTTGATCTCACGCTTTGTGATGACATCTCCGGGCCTGGACATCACTGGACTACCAAGAACTACTTCTTTCTCAAGCCAACCAACTTTCGAGTTTCGGTAAGAGCCAAGGCATGAGGAAGGTGCCCACAGTTCAACGGTGCGGACAGATTCATAGTTTATCAAAATCGTCATCTCATCATTCATCTCTACTCGTTCGCTTATTCTACTCAAAGTCCTATGCTTCTGCCATTCCATCTAATAGTCCCGCCTCCTCAACTTGGAAGGCTTCGACTTCTTAAACTCGGCCTTAATCTCATCCAACAATCCATCCACCGTCAAAACATCCACAGCAACACCCGCAAGACTCTTGCCCACCATAAGCGCCTTCTCAAACGCGGGCTTGCTGATAGCTGCCTCTTCAAAATCCTCTGTGTGAGGTCCACCCTTAGGGACGGTACCGTTGGCAAAGGTGATCTGGAACTGGGGGCTGATGGCAGGGAAGTCGTGGCTGATGTTTCCCTGGTCGGTCGAGCCTCCGGGCTGGCGAGTCTTGTCGATGTCAGCATCGGGCAAGTCACCACCAAGCTCCTCGAACCATCGAGTGTACGAAGCGGCAAGGCCATCGTTGTTGTTCATGTTGGCGTAGCCATATGGCCGCATAGTGAGGTTCAGCTTGGCTCCTGAACCGAGAGCACCGGCCTTGAAGCAGTTGACAACGCGATCAGTCAGTTCTTCAAGTTGCTCGTCATCAGCAGAGCGGATCTGATAGCTGGCCGATGACAGAGCCGGAATGACGTTGATGCGACTGCCTCCCGACTGGATGATGCCATGGACGCGGTCTGTAGGTCGCATCTCCTGTCGCAAGTAGGAGAGAGCGCTGTTGGCAAGCAGCAGGCCGTCCTGCGCATTGATACCCTGCCAAGGAGCTGCCGCAGCATGGGACTCCTTGCCAATGTACTCGACATCGAAGCGATCGGTCGACATTGTAAGCATGTATGGTGTGTCGGCGCCATTGCCGGGATGCGAGATGAGGGAGATGTCgatcttggcatccttgaaAACGCCAGCCTCCAGCATCTTAACCTTCCCGCCCAGTGACTCCTCGGCTGGGGTACCGAAGAGGATAACCTTGCCGGTTAGCTTCTCTTTGCGCATAATCTCGGCGGTTGCCAAAGCTCCAGAGAGTGATGCTGTAGCGATAAGGTTGTGACCACATGCATGGCCCAGTCCTTCAAGCGCGTCATATTCGGCGTTAAAGCTGACAACAGGACCATCTCCGCTGCCCTCGAAAACAGCCATGAAGGCAGTATCAATACCACCGACCGTATCATTCACGCTCCATCCCTTTTGCCTCTTCATGAAAGATGTCAAGAGCTTGTGCGCTTTGAACTCTTTGTAACCGAGCTCTGGGTTGTCGTGGATTTCCTTGTTGATGGACCACATGTCCTTTTCAATCGAGTCGACATAGTCAGAGACAGCATCGAAGTATGGACTCGTCTCATTCTTCTTTTGGCGGGGCTGTAGAGAGTTCTGAGGGGCGGCCAGGGCTGGGGTGATTGACGCAAGCCCAACAGCAGCGACCAAGAGGCCCTTGGCTTGCTCAATGCGAACCATTTCGATGAAATTGGAAGCCCAGTCAAGATAACAGCATCAACCAGATAAGATCCTGAGGCGAGCAAGATGAGGCTCTTTCGCGGTAATCTTCAGACAGTAGCACAACCGTCGATGGGACTGTACggctttatataaaaatGGGAGTCATTCCCCTCCAACAATGAGCAATTATTCAATTCGCTTATCAATAATGCCAGTCATGCTTTCGGActcttgatcatctcgtCTTGGCAAACAGTTGACTGACCTAAGGGAACCAGAACTATACCCCGAGACCGCGCTCCCCTCACGATGGTTTATATCAACCTGCCTAATAAGGCATGTAAACATGTCGATGATATCGATCCACCGGCGCATTTCCATTGCCGAACATGCAAGCCGGCCGTTGACCAGGCCGGGGTAGCCCACAGTGGGGTTTAACCCAAAACCAGGTCCGGGTTAGCGGCCATGGTTGTTCGGAGTGCAAGTCACCTTATTGCTCTCATGAAGGCCGGGGAAGTAGTTTATCGCTCATAAGCTCTCCACAAGCGTTGCATCTTGTATCGGGCTCACTCCCGGGCTCGGGGCTTCCTCCGTTGAGTGGACCTCGTAAAGATAAGGAAGTGGAGAGACAGGATCCGACAATCCTTCAACTACTCCGCGGGAGCAAGATATCTGTCGGTCAAGCCGAACGGATTAAAGCTGACTCTCTGTGATCTTCCCCTCCGACTTCGCTCTCCTCTACATATAATCATCcacccaagcccaagttccGCATGGCGTTCGCGGTGTCTGGATACTCTTACCTCGAATAAGCTTGTATAGTGCAGGGATTAGGATCCTCGGGATGCCACCCTAGACGGCATGATCATCGTTCCTCGGAGCAAACTacccctcctcctcctcaacttATGGCGTGACAGTCGCTATTACGCAGCATGCGGTGAATTAGGAAACTTGCTGATAAAATGTCTTTATCATCTAAACTTGACTGGGAGTCGATAGGTCAACGGCGGGATTCGGGATTCGATAATTCCGAGCCTCCGAAGTTGAGCAGGAGAAGGACCTCGCAACGTAATGTAGTTTGCCATATCTCAGGTAGTTGATTGTCAAAGCGTTGCTTAAagtgatgatgctgcctATTAGTAAGGGCAAGTATCCTACATGAACTTTCCCTTCTGTACAAGGTTGGTGAGAGTTTCGAAATCCTCCTAAGCACCGTGTAATCTCATGGGCAATATAGGGTAGGTGTGTGTCGTTTAGCACGACTCAAGCCACACAGGAACAATATGACAGTTGGATTAGTTAAGAGAGGTTGAGACAGTGATGACAGCGCTCTCGGTACCTCATCCCCCCCAGTGCAGGTCGTGTAGCAGAGGAGATGCGGCTTGATCTAGGGCTTCTTGATTAAGAAACATCAAAGGATAGCGTACACCGAAATTTCTTTTACAAGTACAAAATAAGCGCCTCTCATAGAGGTGAATAGCTTCCTATAGCCAGCGGAAAAGATTTTAGGAATTACTGAAGGTCCGTCTTGAGGATGCCATGCGCATTGCATCTACCATGTTATAATTTTATGCAAGAGAAAAGTCACAAGTCAACGCTTTACTGCGATGAAGGAACAGGGTGCATTGAATTCTGGCTCTCCTTTCGGACACCTTGACGGAGAAGCGTGGATCTGGTTATTCCTTACCGCCTCTATGCAAGTCGTCATCTGGCAATGGCCTTTCCCTTTCTCAACTGATGGTGGAAATGTACGAGCACATAATGAGTAGTTGCGGAAACGGCCAACAAGGTTTCGGCGGATTAGGCCGTTGAGGCCGTTTATCCGACAAGTGACGCTCATGATTGAAGACAAACGGATGTGAAGTGGCGTGAAGTGGACGCGCGTCACTTCGTTAGTTCTGACAACGGGACTATGCGTGCCTGACGGGCTAGAAAAGACCTATGACGAAATAAAAGGGGGCGCTTGAACTCTGTATGGGTTGGACTCCAAAGTTCAAGGCAACCCGGGGGAGGCCGCATGCCGACTAGCCGAACTCTTTCGGCTTATTTTGACGACAGCTAACAATAGCAGCTGACTGAAGTTTACCGCCCTGTATGTTTTGTAGTTGGTATGATCACTCTCGGACAACCCTCTCATTCGCTGGACCGTATTGTAGCAACATTTGAAGGCCTCCAACCCACGGAGCGTCGGTTGACAGGCAACTAGCTTGCCGAGTTACCGAATACTGTCTCGTATCCGAAAATGACGGCCGGGTCGTGCCTTTCTAGATGACCACCTGTAAGCTGTAAGCATAGCTGCCGACCAGCCGAGTTTGCCGGCTGCTGAGTGGCTATACCAACGCTGACTGCCGAGACGGAAACTCACTTTAGAACTGAAGGCAGTTAAGACAAGTATAAAGAGATGTGCTGTTCACGGCGATATGTATCTATTTCCTAAATCAACTCACTACTTCATTTGCCTTGACCAACTTACAcaaaccaacaacaacaacaacactaCAACAAACACCACCATGCTTCTCAaccgcttcctcctcagcgccctcgtcgccgtcaacTCGGTCAGCGCCCTCCCCAACCCAGACGCCGACAACCAAGACGTCGAGGCACGAAGCACCCTCCACCACTGCGGCTCCCACGCCTCCTGGAGCGGCGACACCAAGGCCTGCGTCTGCCACGAAAAGGGCAAGGTCTATCACCACAAGCACAAGACGTGCCGCTGCCCCAAGGGAGAGAAGTGGCACCACGCCGAGCGCGAGTGCAAGAAGTCCTAACTCCCACGCGCATGCCTGGCAATGTCGTCGTTGGAGTGCTTGGCTGTCTTCTGTTACCTCGTCACAACCCGCGAATCCATCTCGACGCATCGATACTTGCCCTCTTTCGACCTTCTCGTTATTCTATCGGTTTTAACACATGAGGATGTTGGACTCTGCACGTGGGAGTCTGGAGCTGGAAAGCTGGACACTGGCAATCGTGACTCTGTACATATGTTGATGTAAATATCCTGCAACACATTCACGACTACCCCTCATATTGTTATCGCAATGgaattaagattattaaacATCTCTACATATTATTGAGACGCTTACTGTCGTGTATGACGTCTTTTATTTAAGCGTGACAGTTTCAATAGCCGTGGCCGACTTGGCTATAACCTCACCATCCATTATGCCCTGGACGTATGCATCCCCGATGTACTCAAAATCCAAACCCTGCTCACTGCTTCTCCGTATGACATGTGGCACTTTCCCGCATAACAATGCCCAAACCTCATCGCCAATCTTTGTATCTGGAGGCCCAATGCCAAAGTACCCAGATtcggtgatgaagaaggcctggCTCCTCGCCATATCCCGCACACTCGCGGCAATGTTAGGGTCCCAGCCACCCCGGGCATAATTCTGAACCCTTGCGACATCTTCTTGCGACGCACGATGGTTTGGTTCAGAGCCGTGGTAAACAAGGTCTCCAATCAAGACACGACAGACGGCTTCAAGACATgtcatggccttgtcgcctATATATGGCTCGTCTATCGATCGATCGCCTAGCCATTCGTAGAATATCGAGGACCACAAGCTGATTGTCTGTAGGGTGTGCTCGTCGTATTCCCCACTGCTGAGTTGTCGGTAGTCAAGAAGGTAATTGACAGATCCCAGGACCGCAATCTTGTCCACCTGCGTACCCTGAAGAACCAGCCCAGTGCCATCGGGCGTTATTTCAGGCTCAACGTACTTTCCACCTGCGCATTTGAAGTAATTATATCTCCAACAATGGCCAAAGTAATCCGTTGTCCTTTGTGACGGGTCGTCGGCGAAAGTCCAGTCAACGACCCAGGATGGCAGCCCAGGAGTCATGCGAGGTTCGCCGCGGCGGCCACACACTGGAAGCAaaccttggtgatggcggatGAGGTCCAAAGTGACTCGAGTATACAACTCAGTCTCGGAAATGGTATAGTCGCAGAAAGGCACGCTCTTAAAAGGCTTGTCGGGAAGCAACCCCATCAAGGCATAGATCTTGTCCAACGGGTTCGTCGCATCGCGAGAACGCCAGCGGTACAGTGGTCCCAATATCGGTGCCGGATCGTTGATCTGAAGGTTCATAATTGGGATACAAAACTCGTTGGATAGTGGGCCAAGAGCAAAGCATTGTTCAAATCGTTGGCCCACGCCCGAGTCGATCCTTACCAGGCCAACAGCGACCCTCTTCAAGATGTCAAAGGATAGAGTGTGGCCTCCCCACATGAGGTCGGATTCTCTCGGTAACTTTGCTTCTTGGATTGTCCAGATGCGTTGCCACCATTTGACGCCCTGCCATTTTGCCCATTGAGAGCCCATAACTGCAAGGATGACTTCGCCGAGATCCCGGGGTTGCATCCCCTCGGCCGACGACCCGGCGTTGGCCAAATCGGTAATCAATTCCGTCAAGCACTGGAAAACGAGGGCTACATGTCTCTCTGGGAAACCTGCCTGCTCTTCTGTAGGAAGCTCGCCGAGCCAGATCAGGCCGCGCGATGCTTTTCTGTAGATATCACGCATGACGCTGACTTGGAGAGACTTTTCGACGTCGTTGGTCTGGTCGATGCATAATTGATCAATCCACACTGTCCGGGGCCTGTCGCGCAAACGTAGCCGCGAGAGTGCAAGGTAAAGACTTTCGGTAATGACTCTTGGCGATCCATCGCAGGTGATTTGGCGAGTATTTGACTGGTCGCCCCAAACGTATGAAAGCGTCTCGTAACTCGGGTCGCTCTTTAAGGGCACTGTCCTAACGTCGCATACAATCTCATCATCGGGCTTCCCCGGAAGAAGCCGTAGGAGAGCGATGTTGACATTTGAGAGGTCTGGAAGATGTTAGCTCCATGGACGAGCAGAGCATGCGAGTCACGTACCTAAAATGTGAGAACCCATGACCAGTGGTTTTGTGGTTGAGCGACTGTACAATTACGCGTATTCGTCTAAGTGGCGATAATTTTGAAGATGCGAGAACGAAAGAAAGCGAGGGCTCATCTTGGGCACGACATCTTCTTTATGAGACTGAATGCAAACGCCAAACCAGTCTATTGTTGCCGCCGACGTGATTGCGCCCGCGCTTTCACGCACCGCTGTTCGCTAGCTCGCCAAGTTGGCTGTGTTAGTGGTGTTCTCACAGACGTGTTTCTAATTTTCCCCGCGGCTGAGATTCCTTTAGTACTTTGGTCCAAGGCTGAGTTGCTGCGGCCTCCGACTAATGATTCATAGCGTGTTGGGGGCCAAAGGCAGTGAAATAACTGCAAATGCACTAGGTCACTATCGATATGGTCAGTAGATATGCTAAGATATCACGTCCTCTGCTGTATGAATGGTGAGATGCATCCTAATCCACCCTAGACTCTCGCATCCCACTCTCGCGCCGATTGTAGGGCTAAGCGCAAAAGACCCGACTGGGTTGGATTGCATACAATTGTCACACGCAACCAAAACACTCAATGCCTTGCATCAAACCTGGCGAGAACGGATCTCAGTCAAGCTGTTTCGGCTCAACCAACCCCTTGACCCGCAAGCATTTCCAGAATGGATCATTCAGGTTTCTTCTACGCAGCTCCATAGTATTATTAAGCATTGTCTATTCTGGATGTTATCCCACCGGCCTCAAACAGCGTGCAACGAAACACAGCAAACCACTGGCTCGTCGCCGAGTTTTCATGCGAAATAATGGAGAATATGACGCAGAAACCCGCTCACACCGCCTTCTTCCCCTTAATGCATGACTCGGCACTCGGCAATCAACCAGCCGGCCCTCATCAGAGGGCTCGCCCTATAGAAGGGCTGCTCCCCCGACGGCCCGACGCCTTTCATTGAGGTACACCGACGACCCAGATCCATCTACACCCCGCACTATCACCAACAGAGTCAACAATCCTTCACCATGGTTTTCGCCAAGATCTACACATACCCTGGAAACTACCGGGTCCAGCGCGTAAGTAAACCGACACTATAGTAGCATCAACCGCTAACACCGCACCCAGGTCAAGGTCGCTGCCGagctcaatggcctcgaggtcgtcgatgCTGAGGGCTTCAAGATGGGCGTGACCAACAGGGAGCCCGAGTTCCTCGCCAAGTTCCCCCAGGGCAAGGTCCCCGCCCTCGAGACTCCTGACGGCTTCTGCCTCGCCGAGAACATCGCCATCTGCCGGTTCATCGCTGACAGCGGCCCCGCTGCCGACCAGCTCAACGGCGCCGACGTCCGCACCAAGGCCCAGATCAACGAGTGGGTTGCCTTTTGCGAGGCC
This window of the Fusarium keratoplasticum isolate Fu6.1 chromosome 3, whole genome shotgun sequence genome carries:
- a CDS encoding Peptidase M20 domain-containing protein 2, giving the protein MVRIEQAKGLLVAAVGLASITPALAAPQNSLQPRQKKNETSPYFDAVSDYVDSIEKDMWSINKEIHDNPELGYKEFKAHKLLTSFMKRQKGWSVNDTVGGIDTAFMAVFEGSGDGPVVSFNAEYDALEGLGHACGHNLIATASLSGALATAEIMRKEKLTGKVILFGTPAEESLGGKVKMLEAGVFKDAKIDISLISHPGNGADTPYMLTMSTDRFDVEYIGKESHAAAAPWQGINAQDGLLLANSALSYLRQEMRPTDRVHGIIQSGGSRINVIPALSSASYQIRSADDEQLEELTDRVVNCFKAGALGSGAKLNLTMRPYGYANMNNNDGLAASYTRWFEELGGDLPDADIDKTRQPGGSTDQGNISHDFPAISPQFQITFANGTVPKGGPHTEDFEEAAISKPAFEKALMVGKSLAGVAVDVLTVDGLLDEIKAEFKKSKPSKLRRRDY
- a CDS encoding HET domain-containing protein, whose protein sequence is MGSHILDLSNVNIALLRLLPGKPDDEIVCDVRTVPLKSDPSYETLSYVWGDQSNTRQITCDGSPRVITESLYLALSRLRLRDRPRTVWIDQLCIDQTNDVEKSLQVSVMRDIYRKASRGLIWLGELPTEEQAGFPERHVALVFQCLTELITDLANAGSSAEGMQPRDLGEVILAVMGSQWAKWQGVKWWQRIWTIQEAKLPRESDLMWGGHTLSFDILKRVAVGLVRIDSGVGQRFEQCFALGPLSNEFCIPIMNLQINDPAPILGPLYRWRSRDATNPLDKIYALMGLLPDKPFKSVPFCDYTISETELYTRVTLDLIRHHQGLLPVCGRRGEPRMTPGLPSWVVDWTFADDPSQRTTDYFGHCWRYNYFKCAGGKYVEPEITPDGTGLVLQGTQVDKIAVLGSVNYLLDYRQLSSGEYDEHTLQTISLWSSIFYEWLGDRSIDEPYIGDKAMTCLEAVCRVLIGDLVYHGSEPNHRASQEDVARVQNYARGGWDPNIAASVRDMARSQAFFITESGYFGIGPPDTKIGDEVWALLCGKVPHVIRRSSEQGLDFEYIGDAYVQGIMDGEVIAKSATAIETVTLK